From a region of the Thermosulfurimonas sp. F29 genome:
- the cbiM gene encoding cobalt transporter CbiM, whose amino-acid sequence MHIADGVLPAWVSAGGWAITIPGLGLSLRRLPPEDIPRLGLLTAAVFMASLIHVPLGPTSVHLVLNGLTGILLGPLAFLAFFVALLLQALLFQFGGLFSLGVNTLVMGGPAFLVGWLSRRYPGIIRPFFSGILGGGAVLFSGILLALVLSLSGEAFYQVARLALVAHLPVAAVEGMVTALTVAALRRISPGLLPVALTLALLWVAPAQAHRLDMDVYIIPSGLRVEAYFPDGTPARGDQVLLFCGNRKVASTVTDKKGIALLPRPRCAEAHVVVMGKLGHRAERTVRLSSARPQAPATTPSPSPVSPARSHREPFPINGVLAGLGFIFGLAGFILSWDTRRRLNRLASSRD is encoded by the coding sequence ATGCATATTGCCGATGGTGTGCTTCCGGCCTGGGTATCGGCGGGAGGATGGGCAATTACCATCCCGGGGCTGGGTCTTAGTTTGAGAAGGCTCCCTCCGGAGGATATCCCCCGTCTGGGGCTGCTGACCGCCGCAGTATTTATGGCCTCTTTGATTCATGTTCCCCTGGGTCCCACCAGCGTGCATCTCGTTCTGAACGGACTGACCGGGATCCTTCTTGGACCTCTGGCCTTCCTGGCCTTCTTTGTGGCCCTCCTGCTTCAGGCCCTTCTCTTTCAGTTCGGGGGGCTCTTTTCACTAGGGGTGAACACCCTGGTCATGGGCGGGCCGGCCTTTCTCGTAGGTTGGCTTTCGCGCAGATATCCCGGAATAATACGCCCCTTTTTCTCCGGAATTCTGGGAGGAGGAGCTGTCCTCTTTTCCGGAATTTTACTGGCCCTTGTACTCTCCCTCTCCGGAGAAGCCTTTTATCAGGTGGCCCGGCTGGCCCTGGTGGCCCATCTACCTGTGGCTGCCGTGGAAGGGATGGTGACCGCGCTCACCGTGGCTGCCCTTCGTCGGATAAGTCCCGGACTCCTTCCGGTGGCCCTGACACTCGCCCTTCTCTGGGTTGCTCCGGCTCAGGCTCATCGCCTTGACATGGATGTCTACATTATTCCCTCAGGCCTCAGGGTGGAAGCCTATTTCCCCGACGGCACCCCGGCACGGGGCGATCAGGTTCTCCTTTTCTGCGGAAACCGGAAGGTGGCCAGCACGGTAACCGATAAGAAAGGAATAGCTCTCTTGCCCCGACCACGGTGTGCGGAGGCTCATGTGGTGGTCATGGGTAAACTAGGCCATCGAGCGGAACGCACAGTGAGGCTCTCCTCCGCAAGACCCCAGGCGCCAGCCACCACTCCCTCTCCTTCACCTGTTTCACCCGCCAGATCTCATCGGGAGCCCTTCCCCATAAACGGAGTGCTCGCCGGACTGGGATTCATTTTTGGACTGGCCGGTTTCATCCTCTCCTGGGACACCCGAAGGAGGCTCAACCGCCTTGCATCTTCCCGAGATTGA
- a CDS encoding DUF4198 domain-containing protein — protein MRKGILGCVLIGILFPALAWAHFIIAVPIKGQGYGLRGQEISFRVLFGHPFEGILFDLKVPKGYVITPSGEKATVSFTRIEIKDYASGKKRFGYRVDYLPTERGDHLLCLEARPYLNQEEGEVWKDFMKTPFHVQVERGWRNRCGFKLEIIPLTRPYGLRVGQVFRGKVLLNGKPAAGLVLEVEKFNGFYVPEEKLPVDAYGRINDPLITQTVVTDENGFFAVGFPEAGWWVINASLPSGRTSYANRTFPLIIRSGMWLYVFPAKAVAPTGLELLGN, from the coding sequence ATGCGAAAGGGGATCTTGGGTTGTGTTTTGATAGGGATTTTGTTCCCGGCTCTGGCATGGGCGCACTTTATCATAGCCGTGCCTATTAAAGGACAGGGCTATGGGCTGAGGGGACAGGAGATTTCCTTCCGGGTGCTTTTCGGGCATCCCTTTGAAGGAATTCTGTTTGATCTAAAAGTTCCGAAAGGATATGTAATTACCCCTTCCGGGGAAAAGGCCACTGTTTCCTTTACCCGCATTGAGATAAAGGACTACGCCTCCGGTAAAAAGCGTTTCGGGTACCGGGTGGATTATCTTCCCACGGAAAGGGGCGATCATCTCCTCTGTCTCGAGGCCCGTCCCTATCTCAACCAGGAGGAGGGAGAGGTCTGGAAGGACTTCATGAAAACCCCCTTCCATGTTCAGGTGGAACGGGGATGGCGCAACCGCTGTGGCTTTAAGCTGGAAATCATCCCCCTTACCCGGCCCTACGGACTCAGGGTGGGGCAGGTCTTCCGGGGAAAAGTACTTCTCAACGGAAAACCGGCGGCCGGACTCGTCCTTGAGGTGGAAAAGTTCAACGGGTTCTATGTACCGGAGGAAAAGCTTCCGGTGGACGCTTACGGACGCATTAACGATCCCCTCATAACCCAAACGGTGGTTACGGACGAAAACGGTTTCTTTGCAGTGGGTTTTCCTGAGGCGGGATGGTGGGTCATAAATGCCTCTCTCCCCTCTGGCCGGACCTCTTATGCCAATCGTACTTTTCCCCTGATAATCCGTTCAGGGATGTGGCTATATGTATTTCCCGCTAAGGCAGTGGCCCCCACCGGTCTCGAACTTTTAGGTAATTAA